A stretch of the Calypte anna isolate BGI_N300 chromosome 5, bCalAnn1_v1.p, whole genome shotgun sequence genome encodes the following:
- the LOC115598406 gene encoding uncharacterized protein LOC115598406, protein MAEPPGAAGRDGAGRGWPEQGGGGRAAGAVGALGLLPTSRQPVPALALRCTVIFCTAPALVWFLFFFFFWFAVSSPPCPASQGTKAPLCPKVPVAPCPGTQRCSPASPGGARVFCSAFPCAARPVVGGGARFAPPTLGKVRQRLRLFIPGKKPPPRGKFPRLPRLWGLCGHRGVIKKELEKVKVDCTSYAEKNGQTHPIHNRKDRARGPRMCFGKERKT, encoded by the exons ATGGCGGAGCCCCCCGGCGCGGCGGGTCGGGATGGGGCGGGGCGGGGGTGGCcggagcagggagggggggggagggcggCGGGCGCCGTCGGGGCGCTCGGGCTGTTGCCGACCTCTCGCCAGCCGGTGCCGGCGCTGGCGCTCCGCTGCACCGTTATCTTTTGCACTGCCCCcgctttggtttggtttttgttttttttttttttttggttcgCTGTAAGCAGCCCGCCCTGCCCAGCCAGCCAGGGAACGAAGGCTCCCCTCTGCCCGAAGGTGCCGGTGGCCCCTTGTCCCGGGACACAGCGGTGCTCCCCCGCTTCTCCCGGCGGCGCCAGGGTTTTTTGCAGCGCATTTCCCTGCGCGGCCCGGCCGGTGGTCGGGGGCGGTGCGCGCTTCGCCCCCCCGACCCTGGGCAAGGTACGGCAGCGGCTCCGCTTGTTTATCCCAGGGAAGAAACCCCCGCCCCGGGGCAAGTTTCCGCGCCTCCCGCGACTGTGGGGGCTCTGCGGCCACAGG GGTGTGATTAAAAAGGAACTTGAGAAGGTAAAGGTAGATTGTACTTCCTATGCTGAGAAGAATGGACAGACTCATCCTATACACAATAGAAAG gaTAGGGCCAGAGGGCCCAGAATGTGttttggaaaagagagaaagaccTAA
- the MYOD1 gene encoding myoblast determination protein 1, translating to MDLLGPMEMTEGSLCSFTTADDFYDDPCFNTSDMHFFEDLDPRLVHVGGLLKPEEHPHHHGHHHGHPHEEEHVRAPSGHHQAGRCLLWACKACKRKTTNADRRKAATMRERRRLSKVNEAFETLKRCTSTNPNQRLPKVEILRNAIRYIESLQALLREQEDAYYPVLEHYSGESDASSPRSNCSDGMMEYSGPPCSSRRRNSYDSSYYTESPNDPKHGKSSVVSSLDCLSSIVERISTDNSPCAALPPVETVAEGSPCSPPEGASLNDSGAQIPSPTSCTPLPQDNSSSSSNPIYQVL from the exons ATGGACTTACTGGGCCCCATGGAGATGACAGAgggctccctctgctccttcacGACCGCCGACGACTTCTACGATGACCCCTGTTTCAACACCTCGGACATGCACTTCTTTGAGGACCTGGACCCCCGTCTGGTGCATGTGGGGGGCCTGCTGAAGCCTGAGGAGCACCCACACCACCACGGGCACCACCACGGGCACCCGCACGAGGAAGAGCACGTCCGAGCACCCAGCGGGCACCACCAGGCTGGGCGCTGCCTGCTGTGGGCCTGCAAGGCTTGCAAGAGGAAGACCACCAACGCCGACCGCCGTAAGGCCGCCACCATGAGGGAGCGGCGGCGGCTCAGCAAGGTCAACGAGGCCTTCGAGACCCTCAAGCGCTGCACCTCCACCAACCCCAACCAGCGCCTGCCCAAGGTGGAGATCCTGCGCAACGCCATCCGCTACATCGAGAGCCTGCAGGCCCTGCTGCGGGAGCAGGAGGATGCCTACTACCCAGTGCTGGAGCACTACAGTGGGGAATCGGATGCCTCCAGCCCCCGCTCCAACTGCTCGGATGGCATG ATGGAGTACAGTGGGCCTCCCTGCAGCTCTCGTAGAAGAAACAGCTATGACAGCAGCTACTATACAGAGTCACCAAATG ATCCAAAGCATGGAAAGAGTTCAGTTGTTTCCAGCCTTGATTGCCTCTCCAGCATCGTAGAGAGGATTTCCACAGATAACTCCCCATGTGCTGCACTGCCTCCAGTGGAAACTGTTGCTGAAGGGAGTCCCTGTTCTCCCCCAGAAGGAGCAAGCTTGAATGATAGTGGAGCCCAAATCCCTtctcccaccagctgcaccccaCTTCCCCAGGATaacagcagtagcagcagcaacCCTATCTACCAAGTACTATAA